The window TCTTGGTCATAGGTTTCTCACAGGAATATCACTCGAAGTTAACGGATTGCGCGAGAGGGAAGTGTGTGAAAGCAATGCCGAAAGGAAAAGGCGTTGGCCCGTACCAAGCTGACCCAAGGAAAGGTTCATTCAGTGCGAAATGTTTGATTTGAATAAAGTGATCCACTTACTATCTCAAGAAAGGAGATGCTTATCTCTTAAATATAATGTCTCTGCAGGCGATGGTGATGTCCTACCGAGGAAACGTGTTAACCGTTCGCCTAAACTGCCTACCACCTCTAGCTCAATGAGATTTTCGGATCATGCAATCATTTGGTGCTATCTGGTGATTGAAATATAAATGAGGCTTTAAAAACGCATCacaaattgaattaaaaagCAATTTTTCGCGTGCAGATTCGGCTTGAAGAAGCCACAAAATTACCAAACCTCCATCGGAATGGAATTATGAATTACCATTTTAAAAATGAGATCAAAGGTCTAATGGATCCATGCTGTGAAAATTGAACGTAAATCTCTCCTACATGAATAATGTCATCGATACCTGCACTAAATTGTTAATCCATCTTTTtgataaaactacatgtatgtgacagcCATTTAATGTCGAGATTCGTTCCAAGCTTGACACATGAACAGTTCTGAAAGGAAATGTATTTTCATTCACTGATGAATTCTTTATGCTGTGACATTTGGTATAACCGGCTTGGTTTGTTGAATTAAGGCCGCATATCATTCTGTGATTCGAGTAGGTAAACACAATATAGAAGATGTTTTATTTATTGTGTAACATAACGATAcatacgttgtaaacataaagCCCCAACGCAGGAATACGTGACGGTATGTCAGCAGAGCAAAATCTTGGATAACAATTTTTACATTCGAGAACTTCTTTCGTGGTGGTTTAGATGATTTCGTCCACCTCCGACTCTCTACAAGCCAGTAGCTGTCATTCACGTTGACACATTTCATGCTCGTGACTCTTTAGTCGTCCCTGTGCTGGTTATCATTTTCGTTGTACCTTAACATCTACTACATGTTCTCTTGCAGGTTTCTCGTAACATGGGCCTGGTATAACCAACTGAAATCAATTCACGTGAACTACCTCAGGAATTTAGTGTTTTCATTAGTAAGTGGTCGTATACCTTGTTCGGTGGCACATACGCAGTGGGCTCATATTATGTACGTCATTATTACAGTGCCCTGTCCACATGTTGGATCGCCAACCTGACCATCAATCAGTTGGAGAAATTTCCACCTCTTTTAGGTCGTGTCTTAGCTGCATTGTTCACAACGGACTTTTTCCATGAACACCTTCTCCATTGTTACCGTTATGTTATTGTTTTACATATGATCCCAATTTAGAATAGTCGCGCCAAATGATAGCTGACTAAGTGGTCCGCACTGCTTATGTTCTTGTTTAATTTCTTTCCCTTTCCAATATATATTTGTTACAGCAGTCACCATGGGTCTTGATGTAAAACTATTCAAAGGAACCGTAGACGAGGATCTCATCTGCCCAGTCTGTAATGGCGTCTTCGTCGATCCGGTGACGCCATCTTGTCAACATATCGTCTGCTCCGGGTGCGTGAGAACGAGGCTGAGACGCGGGAGGGACACGTGCATCGTGTGCGAAGGAAAACTCGTCGAGAAGAATGGAAAACCGCCGCAGAATCTCAGCATTAAACTTTTAACTCTTGATATGAACTGTGTAAACGGGTGTGGCAAGATTGTCCATCTCGGTGAACTGCCTGACCATGTCAGTGACGAATGCCCGAACGCCATGTTGCTTTGCCCGAATCGCCGCCGTGGCTGTCAATCAAAAATCAACAGGAAggatgtaaacaaacacatggaACACTGTCTGTACAGGTTTGTTCATTGTGAAGCTTGTGGGTGTCGGACAATGCAGTTTGATTTGTTTACCCATCAGAGAAAGAAGGGATGCTTGGCGCTGAAACTTCGCCAGGACGTGATGAGGAGCCGTAGGGCGTCGTCTGCGGCGATTAAACTCCATCGTCTGCATCTGAAGGATGTTGATATCGAGGCTCATCAGGAGACAAGGCGGCTGGTAAAGGTAAGGGGAATGAACAAGAAAGATAGGCTAGTGCACGGAGGTCAACTTGATTCCTTTTTTACCACAAAATGTATTCCAGTGGCCCACGATATATGTGTATGTAATATGGCGGTCAATAGCCCCATGTTTCATATGATACTATACCAAGTACGTCTGCTCATTTTTCAGGAGCGGACATGTTCAGCCTCCTCCAgccgcctctcgacgccaatgCGGCGGGGTTCTACAGGAAGATGGTCCGAGACCACATGTGGCACGCCCGACTCACTTGATGGAGAGATTAGCCCAAGCGGATGCTCCTCGCCGAGATCGCCGTCCGCCATGTCATGGAGACCGGTCACCCCCGTAGATGACTCGACTTCAACTTGCATGAGATGCGACCGGGTGTTTAAACTTGCCAAAAACGGTGATCGGGCTTGCCAGTGGCACCTCGGTGTAAGTTGGACGTTACATAATTCTGTCCGCAGGAGCTCACGATTTCTTCTTCTGATTGCCAATACATAAGACGAAAGTCACTAAAAACGCATTTCAAACAAAGTTCCCGTGAGACGTGAACAACATCCGTCCTGAGGAAGCCACTTTTGACAATGGTATAAAACTGACGACAATCTCCTGGGAGACTGAAAGCATTCGCATGTACAGTAAGCATGTAGAAAATGTTCCGAGATAGACGAATTTGAAtccatgttacatgtataattgGTCTTTCCTTTTCATGTGACTGGCCCACTTGACCTTGACTGCATCTAACAGCCGGTGAGTTTGTCTATCAAAATATAGTTTAAGTTTTGAACAGATTTTGAAATCAGTTGAACCTTTGAACTGAAATCAGATCAAAAGTAAAACAAGGGTGAGCTAGAGGTTGCGGATCGTCCCGACTTCTACGCCCACCGAGATCAACTGGGAGTGGGTGTCGGGATGACGAAGGCAGAACGGAAGACGGGATTCCATGCTATTACGCATCGGCATGGAACAACAACTCCAAAATGGCCGCTgctttcaagatggccacctgatAGGCCCATTGGTACGAGTACTTCGTCCTTGTATTCCTTATTCCCTATTCTCTTTTTCATCTCACTTGATTTCGTCGCGGAAACACTAAATAGATCGTAAGTAACCATTTTATTGTTACAAGTATGATCTTTAGTCAAGGCTGGGGCgtatgattttaaaattaaaaaacacCCTCACCCAATCAGAATAACGATGCATTTCCTTCAAAACACTATGACACCATGTCCTAAGTTATTGACCGGCATATCATTAGTTATATAGCCAAGACAAATGTATCAATGTGCCCCTTGAAAGCCTTCGTTCACCACGTTCACCGTCTAAACTGCTGGTTGACTAATGTCATTTGTATCTCTTTTTCAACTCTAATTGGAAACGAAGGCGGAAATATTCGTAAGTATATTTaacaatttcattaaaatgtgGCAGTTTTTATCAAATAACGAAATAAACTACACCCATTTGCCTCAGATGGAAAAGCCGTGATAAATCAACATGTGGTGCAACATTCTACCAATTTTCAAGAAACGATCAAGGCTGCTCCATTGCTTTTACAGATTTGTAACTCTCTGCTCTGCAGTATCACCTTGCGAACACATATTAAAGGATATTCTCAGCTGAGATAGTGGAGTTACTTTCGTCATTGTGACATTTGTTTTCTTGTAGCGGTACTTATATCAATATCTCCTCTCTATTTTCATACATCGTTGACATTTCCACGGATACTTACATACAGGGTGTAAGTACTTTTCGCATCATGATTGATATCACAAGAGTAGAGTTAACTATCTGCTGTATgtgtgggtttaaataaacaaatgcaacgatTCCAGTCTATTCAGACGTTTCGTAtaattggtactttttcaatgaatgctGTATGGCCACCGATCATTATTTGAATAAGTGTTGCCATCTCGAAAAAGAAATTCATATTCGGCTTACTGAAGTCCGTTTCTTTGACGAGGTTAACTTGTATCAGTTTGACGGACTGCTCAGCTAATTGTTGGCAACATGTCCCACCCGTTTGATGGTGGTAGGAGTGGGCACTAAGATAATGCTATTCAGTGAAAGAAGGGCGGATATTCCTTCGGTACAAAGACTAATTCCTCCTCTTTTTCCTTTCATGTTTACCTTTCGTTCATCAACAACATGAACACAAACAGGGGGTAAGTATGTGTACGCTGCACATCTGATCTTATTTACCTTCGTTttaaagttggtgaagacaaggAAGACAAGATCGAACTGGTCACTGTTCCCGCCGTAATGGCAGTGGGGAATAAAGACTTGATGCATGTTCAGACTTTCCAAGCGATTTCCACTCTTCATACGTTTTCCACATGTTTCAGACGTGTTCAACGTGCGGACGACAAGACCACCAAAACGGATGTGCATACGGACACCATATCGTCGGACATTGAGACTCCACCGGTGAAGCCATCAAGCTGTTCAAAATCATTGTAAAACCAAGGTCCGAGACAACATGTTTATATAGTTATGTTAAATAAGAACCTCATATCCCAGTGTTTTACCATAGTGATTCCATGTATTACCAACCTGAACTTTTGAAACGCACAGATCTCCTTGTTATAGTGAATTAGTGGTCGTGATTTACCATGCTGACGTTAGGCCTCTCTTGGTCGGAATGGTGAATCCTAGATGCATAGAGTATATATAACTTACCGCTTTGTAACCAGTTCATACCCTTTATAAAATTTCAAGGTTGCCGTGAATGTAAAGGTCCATATTCAAAGCAATAAAACTGTGATATATGTATGACCCAGTTGACTTTAATTCCAAGGTACTGTTATTAAACAGATAGATGTAATTGGTCTACATCGTAGTAGTTTTTATTTTATGATTTTTACACAATCGAAAACTTTGTGGTTATTTCGCCCCATCACGCAGTCCGAGATGATCATGAATCTTCTGTCTCCAGGCAGCGACGGACAGCATTCACTGTTCTCTTGAAACGTTGTCAGAATATTGAGGTCACTTTATTGAGAAGACTTCGTTTGATACATTGTATGCCACACTTCACGCTCCACTTGAACGAACAAGGTCCCGATTATCAACTGGACTATGTGGACGGGTATAAAAAACTGTAAACATTGCAATCAttacactagaggcgctgatttcgttccttaaaACACCTCTAGAACTAGTaacttgccaccatcttgaaaagcagtaccgcggatatagAAAAGGGAAGATTTTTTCTTATTCTAAttaggctatcgcatcaccactctgacattttaattttttatttcGTCACAGTGCGAGTTTGTAAATATTGATGACCTAGTGTACCGGTTTTCTATTGAACTTCGCCAAAAGTAAAGAGATCTTTACAGCCACGTAACGTTCATGTCCCGGCGCACACCCTGGTCAGAGCCGGGTTTCGGGCATCGCCAAACCATACAAGGCACTGATACAATGTATGATGAAGGGGGCGGGTACTTGGGACCCAGACACATTTAGAACAGAACCTCCAAAAGGTCACACATACTGTAAGAAGAATAGTTCCCGAACTATTTGGATGACAAACATGAGCACAAAGCATGCGTACATGAATCGTTTGTGATGTCGAAACTGCACATAGGGCGAGGCTGAACTGCATGTAGGGTGTATGTACGCACGACCGGCAGCGTGTTCTGACATTGCTTCATTTAGCTTAGAAAAGGTCATAAAAGGGCCCAAATCAGGATGGAACGGCGGTAGGGGAGGGGGTGTTCAGACTTGCTCATGATTCTGCTCACCAATATGTATGCAGCAGACCCGCAATCGCAAGGTGGCCATCGAAAGTCTGGTTTTGGCAAAAAACTTCTTTATTTGTCTACTTTTAGTTCATGTCTAGACATGTCTTAACAATATTTTATTTGATGTCTACATGCAGTACGTTTATGGCAAACCGGTACGTAAATTCCCATCTTAGAGGTCAATGAGCCGAACTATGACTTACATGCCAGTCAAGTTAAGGGACGATAGAATTTCACACAGTCACTGAGGTAGACTCAATGGAGGTACATAACTTTCTCGGTTAGGTTACAGACACCCtttgtacgtacatgtacatccgaTCAAGGCTCTTTCATTATGTCCTCATGTCCACCAAATGCAGCACAAGTCCAaagttcaaaacaatttttctaCACTGCTTACATCACGAATTAAAGACCCAACATTCAAATTGAATAGCAGCCCTACGAAAGCAAATCGATGGGTAGACATGTATATAGAAATCCCTACAGTCCCCTCGCACCACAGTTAAGAAAGTCATAGTCCATCTCCAAGATGGTCTCTGTGTTATTGCGTTATTCCTCCTTAGTTGCTCCCTTAAAGTTCAACATCCTTTTCGGTGCTTTTTTGATCTCATCATTGGCAAGCTTAGCACTGTAAACAGCAGCAGTAATGGTGCCCGCAGTCAAGCCAATAATGCTGCCATTCAGGAGAGCACCTCCCATGTAGTACCCAACGCCCAGGCCGGCCACGGCCCCCACAGTGGCCCAGCGGTCACAACGGAGTTGGGATGTGTTGTAGCGAATCCGGTAGCTGCGGTCGTAGAGCCGTTCCTGTTGTCCCTCTTTGGAATATCGCTTGTCCCCTTTCAGAGTCATCTCCGTGGCGAATGGTCCCAAAGGTATACCGAGAGCAGCCCCGATCCTTCCTCCTTTCATGGCGGAACTCTTGATCATAGCAAGGTTGCCCCGCCCTCGGACAAGCCCGACTAGGGGTCCGAAAACGCACAAGCCCAGTAAGCTTCCAGCCTGGATGGTCTTGTACATGACATGGTAATGGAGCTCGAATCGTGGGTTTGGTACAACTTCGAGTTCGTCGTCGGAGCATTTAGTCCCGAGGTACAGGTTCTTGAAGAACGTGGACGTCATTTTGTAGTGTCCTGAAAGACAAAATGCAAACACTTACATGcgtcttgaccaccaaggtttatATTTAGAGAGagtatagaccatgaggttcaggataaCTTACATTTAGTTCAAATCCCGTGAACCAAATCACACTGCGATTTTCCACACGCTACAAAAGTAGTGCGTATAAAAACATCAAGAAACACTTCTTTTTAGGGGGAGAGTGTTTGTCTTAAGACTTAAAATACACTTTGAAcgtgttttttaaattttggaaATAAAAGGAGAGATTGTTCATTTTAAGACTTGAAATACACTTTGAAcgtgttttttaaattttggaaATAAAAGGAGAGATTGTTCGTTTTAAGACTTAAAATACACTTTGAAcgtgttttttaaattttggaaATAAAAGGAGAGATTGTTCGTTTTAAGACTTGAAATACACTTTGAAcgtgttttttaaattttggaaATAAAAGGAGAGATTGTTCGTTTTAAGACTTGAAATACACTTTGAatgtgttttttaaattttagcgGCCAACTAAAGCAGTGATAGGAGGACAGCCTCACCACACTATAACTCAAGTCACCGGACCGTATATATTTTGACCACACCTGCTATCCGaaattaaatcattttttgtACCGTTTAAGATGCAAATGAACATTTATATAGCGTACATTTATTTTGATACCTCGTTTCCAGTCTTCAGTCAGGGATTGGGGTCCCATACCTTTGTAAAAACACCAGAAAATAACGCTCTAGGATCTGTCACAACTTCGACTCTACTCCAAGAGTAGTATCTTACCAGATTCCGTCCCCAAGTTCATGACCAATTGACATTTGATGCAGTAGAATGCAGAAGACtgctaatacatgtagttcattttgTGTATCTACGTGGTTGCCTGCGAACTGTGAATGGGGACGAGGTTGCTAATTATGGGACAACCGGTTTTGATGCAGAGAATGCAGGCAACTCGACACATGTGATTCGCTGGGTCACACCGTAAGTACCTGATGTCTGTTAGGCCCACACACTGCACGACTGTGTCCGATATGGCCTGGGGCCGGGGGTAGTGAACGGGGAAGCGCAGTAGACATGGTAGCGAGTGAACTGCGGTGAGAACACTTGGCTATTcttactttatcacctaccttTCCACTTCCTGTCTACAGCGCAGCACACGAGTCACAACAACCTCAATACCCGTGTCCTTAGATGACCTTCGACAACTCAACTGCACCAAATGTTAGCAGTGACGACGCCAGTTGTGACTACCAACCAGCACCCATCGAATACTCACCGCAACAATGCACTTTCCGGTGTGAATATCTCGATGTACAGCTGCTGTGTACACAGTGCTATTCATGTATTGATTCGCCCGAACATGACGAAGTCAATGTCAGATGAGAACGGCGCGAAAATAGGTCAGTCGGTGTTGCCATCTTTTGTAAAATAGCTGAACCGATAGTGCATCCTCGAGGCGTCATACTGTACGGTGGGGTTCCACCGCAACGAAAGAACGCAGTCCCGGGGACGTCATTTTTGCAGGCGGCTTAAAATTGGGTAGAAACAGAGTGAAAAAGTAGTGTCTGTCATAATGgacgtacactccggacgcagtggaccggcgtCGTTCTTCAcacccaattaggatgacgcaatggactgtccAGGAAGTTTTAATGGACGGCGGGTGGGATCAGCAAagaactttttaaaaatatgttGTAGAAATAACGCCAACTTGAAGTTGATGTGAAGTTTTGGCTATTGTTTTGGACGACTCGGTTTTGGTCCACGAAACGAGTTCTCCGAATAAATTTGACGACGTCACGGGGATGTGACGTCATATGCGGCCAAAACCGTCGTTGCCATTGATGCGTCGTTGCCATGAACGCTCATGGCCGTGCCTGTAATATTTTCTTTCCAGAATTTCTAGCGTTCCGCATGTTTTCCGTATAGCaatgattttgtctttgattgacCGATGACATCAAAACACTGACACTGCGAATTGGAAAGATGACGGGGAATAAATAGCGACAATTCAGACAAGAACTCGTGAAATGGAGAAGGAGGACCTAGTTGCGATGAGGAACAAAGCTGTTCGTCGACCTACAATTATTGAGAGTAGGCTATTGGAACGTTTTTATCCTGTCACAAGACCTGGAGTTGACAATGGAACTCAGAAAATCTACGTCGATAGTCTTCGTGTCACAAGCAAGATAACGCAAGGGCGTGCGTCTGAGGAGGGTTCAGCGCAGTCGCCACTGGACTTGGCCACAAGGGATTCTGTCTGGCGGATGGTCGTGCCTGATCAGGAGAAGCAAGAATTCTCCAGGAGAAATGGTCCAATAAGACAGACCTTTTCTTGGGTAAGGAAGGGTTATGCAGGTCTTGGCAGGATACAGGTCAGATTTAGATACCCACCAGTGCCCACGCGGCCGCAGGTGCGGGAATACTGCACTTGTACTTCACCGATACCGAAAAGAGTGACGAGCCACGCCAACCATGGTTTAAGCATAAGTAGAGACAACAGGTCCAACCCCGGAGTTCGAATTCCCCAGAGTGAAACACATGATGAGACAGACATAATGTCTCGGAACTGCCATGCAAATTCACCCACCTCCCCGTTGAATCAAGATGGTGTGGAGATAGGGGCAGAGAGACCGACTTCAAAAGGCATATCTTACGATGAATACTTGAGGTATATGTATATCCAGGAAAGTGAACAAGTCCAAAACGTGTTGCTGCAACGCCAAGTTGGTTTGCCACCGATCCGAAAAGACTCGCCCAAGACCAATCTCACAGAAATGAATGAATTTAGATTTTTGACCCGAAAGAGGGTCCCTGCTGGGAAGTGCCGGGAAAACAGTTGTCGCGTGACAAGGTCCAGGCCTACTATTCCCACGCGTCATCAGACGCTCTTTAGTCGCATCAAGGAGAAGGAGGAGTGCCAGATAATGCCAGCATTGGGCTCTGCTGAAATTAGGGGAGACGCGCAAAAGAAACAAGTACATGTGTCCTGTCGAGAGTGTCCACGGGATCCCAACAGTGAAGTCCTGTCCGTAAAGTTAGATATGGATCAATAAACTTTATCAAAATAAACGGAATTCCTGTGAGCACGCTGTAATCAATCAGAATCTTTCTTGACTTGAGGGTATTGAGGGTAAAGCAATCTGATAGTGCTCAAAACAGAATGGAAGTCAAGTGTTTAAGGCACCCGATattttgggtgatatgaataaacactagcaaatgcttttatctagaattccatgttcatttacactaggccttcctgtacgaaattgaagtaaaagcagtgctagactttattcatattagCCAATGCCGCCCGTTGTGGACAATCTATTCGGGTCCCTGGTTTAAAAGACGGTCTGAAACATCTTGATTTCTTTCTGGTGAAGAGAGTGGGTGCAGGTGTTCACTCGGCAAAGTTTTCggttttgattttcttttttaaaaccCGACACTGATGGAAGGGTGTGACTGGAGTGTGAAATAGTCGCACAGCTTTGGTCTTATTATCAAATGGGTGCAGGGGGTGCAGAGGGTGCTTAGTGCAAGGTGCGCTTACATCTCCACACTTTATCACATCCATACATACAATTGACAAATCTTAGCTAACCCACTaccgaaatacatgtacaattaggCAGTACACAGGTAGTCCATCATGTCTTTTATGTCATGGAAACACTGCACGATTGACGTACAAGCAGGAAGCCATGCATTAGGCCTACGCGTGTATGAATAATCGAACACTCCATTTCCGAACAGATTACGCATTGTCCTCTTTCTCTCGTGCATTATATTGATAGACTGTGCAGTGACATAGCGTCccacattttacatgtaaatagGTCGGGTCTATATATGCGTGTCAATGCTTATAAGCCAACACGGAGGTTCGTTATATTTCTTGTATACACTGATAAAGCGTTTGTGCGGATGTGTGAAGACTTCTCACAAGTAGGCCAATATATATATAGAGGACGAGATTTCTGGAAGCACTGAGAGGTGAAGCAGTGTCGGTAAACGCTTATAAACGCTCTGGTGGGAGGCGCAGGTAATCTGTGAGACAATTTTTTCCTTTAGGAGTATCCCCACTATCTATACTACATCAGACCCAGACCTATAACAACTTGTGTACATTTCAGCACGGTGGCAGTTGCATGTTTTACACCACCATGAATCCCGTTACGGTAGATGTGTCAAAAATGTCCGTATCAAAATTCACGTTTTTATCCAAAAGCggtatcaaatacatgtacccctATATGTAGCGGTGAATGCATCCATCCTGTaccgatcaaagacaaaattatttcatttgtacGCGATATCGCTCCCCTAGTCAGTACCTTAGGGGATCGTGGGCGCGTTCCAAATGTCTATATAGGGGAAAAGGGGTTATTTTGAGTTCAAAATTAGGGTGTAAAATCCTCGAGAAAACGAAAAAGGGGGTACTTTTTGAGTATGATGTCATGCAACTCGTCAAAAGGGGtgctttttcatcaaaattgtgAGGTCACCACTTTACTTACTTAACCTTTTGTTCAGTATAACAACTCATAAATAAGAAAAGGAGGTGAAATAAATGTGTTAAAATGGTAATTTCGAACAAGAAGTCCCCGAGAAAGGGTACGAGAACTGGCCCCCCTCAAATTTGCTGACTGAGTGAGGGAGTCGGGTATCGCTCATGTATTTttcgctaattttggttgtcgtattcACAGTCAATAAGGGATGACGGGTGATTACGCAATACATGAGCTGTTTCTTATCCCTGCTGTGTGTCAGAACAACTGGAAGAGTAATCATCACGATTGGCAATTTCCACGCCAAGTCATGAGAGGAATCGGGAATGATTACCGACTGGCACGGCGAGGATGATGCTTGATTGGTTATGCTAGAGCGAAATCGCCTACGAATAAACTAGTTTTGTCTTTGATGGGAGACCGTGGGGATGTACACATCAAACCGGATAATCTGTTTTGCAGGAAAGGACCGCTGGCATGGAGGCTGTAGCGAAACATGATTTCGCGGCAAGTGCAGATGATGAGCTAAGTTTTAAAAAAGGAAGTATTCTCAAGGTATGCGTGGGTATGCGATCAAACACAGCTTGTTGGTTGCCGAAAGGTAAAAGAGAGGTCCAACTGAGATCGGTATGACATGACGCTGGCATGTGTGTTCACTTGATTAAGAACTGGAGCCGGGGCCTCTTGAAAAACTCTGTCGATGAATAAATATGACTTAAGGCAGGTTTCGCGAGCCTaagaagagctacgaacgatgTAGTATGGAGCGATTTTAAGGAGAAATTCATTGATTCCGACGGGTCATTACGTCATTTATGAGAATTAACACGAGACCGTGACGCCACTGACctttgtacttcgtcgttcgtacggATAGCGAAACCTGCCGCCCATTTACCCCATCGTCTGTTTCATTTCAGGTGCTCAATATGCAGGATCCAAACTGGTTTAGAGCAG is drawn from Lineus longissimus chromosome 1, tnLinLong1.2, whole genome shotgun sequence and contains these coding sequences:
- the LOC135483304 gene encoding E3 ubiquitin-protein ligase PDZRN3-like yields the protein MGLDVKLFKGTVDEDLICPVCNGVFVDPVTPSCQHIVCSGCVRTRLRRGRDTCIVCEGKLVEKNGKPPQNLSIKLLTLDMNCVNGCGKIVHLGELPDHVSDECPNAMLLCPNRRRGCQSKINRKDVNKHMEHCLYRFVHCEACGCRTMQFDLFTHQRKKGCLALKLRQDVMRSRRASSAAIKLHRLHLKDVDIEAHQETRRLVKERTCSASSSRLSTPMRRGSTGRWSETTCGTPDSLDGEISPSGCSSPRSPSAMSWRPVTPVDDSTSTCMRCDRVFKLAKNGDRACQWHLGVSWTLHNSVRRSSRFLLLIANT